AcgataatttcaaatatttcgaaaGTTTGGAGTTCTTAATTTTAAAgtgatttaaaaatttaaaaagcctaatttcaaaattattaagtattattTAAGTATCTTTAAATATCTTTGAGCCCTTGTCAACCTTTTGTTATCTATAAACCTTAAATTTCGCAAGAACCATTGCCcgagaatttttaatttacttttagtATAGCGATATGATAGTAAAGtaatatacttttaatatatagtGACATTAAATactatatacatttatattttattattattaaaagtattaataaattaaaaaatttattaatattatttgaatatttgctAGTTTAGTTTGAATTCTTATAATATCACGTAGACAATTGTTGATATTGTATCAGGTAACATTCGCGCGTTTATGTTAATTTTCCATACCAGCCACCCACGGTTATGCATTTCCGCGTATTTACACCATTAATACACTTAGAAACGCAAGGCCGAGGTCTTGAAAATAAATACTGTTTCTACATGATGTTTTACGTAATAATACTTCGATTCTACGTAGATCAACTCATTTTAGAGTTgcaatatgataaaaataatttcatagtAATTTATAATCTCCCTTGTTTAAACAAGGAAAAGTGGGTTTTTCCCATGTTCGACGGCCACTGGTGGCAGACGCACATGATAGATCTATATTTCATGTATCAatgaaactatttttatatgttttatactgcATTAATGTCGTCACACCATTGTAGTAACGATggtaataatacaaaatttgtaactattgacatttgttcaaattataTACCTCTGCTAATCTTGGTGCACCGGTCACCGGTGATCCCcgtggcattcaacgtgttaattTCAATCAGGTGCCACAAATTTCCTATGCAACGATTTACAAAGAGAAACAAATATGTATTCTATACCAGATATTTAACTTTTACGATATCAGTAGCTCTCCAAATATTGTCAACGATTATTCTGCTGATAAAGTCTTATTTCGAGCTAGACTTATACTAGCGTATACTGAGGTTCGACTTCAAAAAGCTTTTACGGAAACACGTTTTTCATTTTATCTAATATAGTAGTACCATATGTACTATAAATGCTATAATATGATCgcgttatttatatataattcctATCAATTGTACTATCAATACCGATCAACGATAATAATatcctaaaaaaaaaacaaagaattttattattatgatttaACGAATTAATGATAACAATTTCCATCGAGTCAAAACGTATAATCAATTGCACTGTTTTGATGTAAATCGAGTAAAAGGCGTGGGCTGTAAAGAAGAAGAATACCGATAGTCGGTCGCGTATGCATAACTTTGCATTgtaaatcaaataataattagtttgtAAACTTATGATAGTAGTATTATTTCACTTTCCATCGTTTAACTCTAATTCACGAGTGTGGAAAATTGTTTGTGCAAATAAACGCGATATATACATTAATTTGTTTTAAAACCAGCTTATGTTTTTTGAATTTACACTATTTTAAATGTACACTCGTGATATTGTAATATGTGCTACTGTATGTTGATAtctttttgtaatattaatttcgttTGTTGCAGATAACGTACAATAATCAAACCAAGATATACACGTACAAGCATTCACAATGGCAAGTATCAATGaaaatacattattttataaaagaaaatgagttgttatttagaattttattatataatgacCGTCTTTTACAGGAATACAAAGCGCCGACAGAAATGGACACCTTCCTACCCCAAGATGGGTCTAATGCGAAGGATGGTGTATTGTCCAAGTAAGAATTTACTATACATTTACATAGTTTCGACTTATTCACAGGTTCAGATTCATTGCCTATTAGTTAAAGAAATCGTATTAACAAAAATATCATCGTGAAACACAACAATCTTGTTGATTCGCTAAgcaaaaatgttaaacaaagtagaatttattcatatttattgcAGATACAAAGTGCAAGTCGCTCCACGAGATATTGAGGTCGGACAGGGTGATGGAAAAAGCTTCGACCCCTTCAATGAACGAAAAGTTGATAACCCGACGACGTAAGTCGCGATACGgcaattgatataaaaatatataattaactgATGTTCTTAACTTTTATGTTAGATACTCAGggttattatattatttgtgATGTTTAATCAAAAATAAGTAATATCTATGTTATATAATGTTAAACAGTATGAAAGTTAAATGCACTGTAAGTGACACATTTATACCAAAATAATTGCAGCAATAATAGTCCGTAATTTCCTTTCAGGGACGGTGACACATTAACGCATTTGTTAAAAGCTGCCCTTGGAACGGGTATATTATCCATGCCAATTGCTTTCAAGAATGCTGGACTTGTCGTTGGTGTATTTGCCACAATTCTGGTGGCGTTCGTATGCACACATTGCGCCTATATTTTGGTACATAAATACCAATGATATTGAACACAATAACCGAAGCAATAAACTAAGTTACGATTCATTAATATTTTAGGTAAAATGTGCACATGTTCTATATTACAAAACGAGGCGTACAGAAATGAGCTTTGCCGATGTAGCAGAAGTAGCGTTTGCCACGGGACCACAATGGgggagaaaattttcaaaaccgATCAGGTAAGATATCATGacaataatatacaatatttatatttatgaaataaagtTTAAAAATATCTAAGGAATCGTGTTTTCAATAGGATAATAACCACATAATATGTTATTTACAGATACCTTATACAGATCAGTTTATTCACAACGTATTTTGGTACCTGTAGTGTGTACACAGTGATCGTTGCTGCAAACTTTGATCAGATCAATAAGTATTATTATGGGGAATCGGAATTCGATATCCGGTACATGGCAGCCACTTTAATGATTCCAATGGTACTGCTCAGTTGGGTACCAAATCTGAAATATCTTGCACCTGTTTCCATGGTAGCCAATATATTCATGGGATCAGGTTTaggaataacgttttattaCTTAGTTACGGATATGCCATCTATCAGCTCTGTACCTTTATTCGCGCCCATTCAAGACTTCCCGCGATTCTTCAGCATTACTATCTTTGCAATGGAAGCAATAGGTATTATTCGACTATTTAAAGGAATATTGATGTTTTACTAAGAGACTGACGTTATAGGAGTTGTAATGCCACTGGAGAATAATATGAAAACACCCCAACATTTTATCGGAATTTGCGGTGTTCTCAATAAGGGAATGTCCGGGGTTACGTTCATCTACATTTTACTTGGATTCTTGGGATACGCGAGATA
Above is a genomic segment from Bombus vancouverensis nearcticus chromosome 1, iyBomVanc1_principal, whole genome shotgun sequence containing:
- the path gene encoding solute carrier family 36 member pathetic, with product MEYKAPTEMDTFLPQDGSNAKDGVLSKYKVQVAPRDIEVGQGDGKSFDPFNERKVDNPTTDGDTLTHLLKAALGTGILSMPIAFKNAGLVVGVFATILVAFVCTHCAYILVKCAHVLYYKTRRTEMSFADVAEVAFATGPQWGRKFSKPIRYLIQISLFTTYFGTCSVYTVIVAANFDQINKYYYGESEFDIRYMAATLMIPMVLLSWVPNLKYLAPVSMVANIFMGSGLGITFYYLVTDMPSISSVPLFAPIQDFPRFFSITIFAMEAIGVVMPLENNMKTPQHFIGICGVLNKGMSGVTFIYILLGFLGYARYQDQTLGSITLNLPTEEVAAQIVKILIALAVYCTFGLQFYVCLDIAWNSIKHRFHERTIVNYILRTAMAIGAVLLAVTVPTIEPFIGLIGAFCFSILGLLIPVFVETVTYWDVGFGPGNWVALKNVIICIIGLMALIFGSRSALMQIAELYS